The window TTTGAAGTCCCGCCCGGTTACAACGTTGCGCCTCAGACCTTCCAGCCTGTCGTGCGCTTGAATCGTGAGACAGGAGAACGTGAACTTACGCTTATGCGGTGGGGTCTTGTTCTCTATTGGGCCAAAGATTCCAAGGTTGGATTGTCTTCGATCAATGCAAGAGCGGAGACAGCAAACACTGCTCCTGTATTTATTGAAGCGTCCAAACGTTATCACTGCCTTGTACCAGCAGACGCGTTTTATGAATGGCAGAAGCTGGACGAAAAGGAAAGAACAAACAAGCCTTTGCTATTGCTCGAAAGGATCGTGAGCCTATGGCGTTCGCTGGACTTTGGGAATCTTGGAAAGATCCAAACCAGACGGTGCCTTTGGAAACCTTTTGCGTACTGACTACCGACCCCAACGAACTCATGCAGTCAATCCATTCTCGTGTGCCTGTGACCGTGCCTAGAGAATCCCGCAAATCGTCGCTGCTCTCCATTAGTTCGAGATGACCTTGCGGGTGAGCCGGTCGAATCGGGCATGTCGCTCTTGCAAGCGTGCTTCAAGGGGCGATAACAAGGAAGACATCGTAGATTGTACGACCCACGGTATCCGGGTGATCTGGATTTAGGTCTCCCTTGTAGCGAAATACGTTTCCGAATTGATCGATCTTCTTCGACAAGTAGTATTTCAGGTCGATGGAGTGGATCCCGAGGTCATCGAGGTGATGAAGCTCGGTCGGCTGAGATATGCCGTCGTGATTGGAGTCAATCCAGACGAGGAGCTGGGGCCAAATGGCATCTTGTCTGTCGATTCGGCCGTCGTTATTTCCGCCATACGATGGCGTGTCGTAGACGCCTAAGGCAATGAATCCGTTTGGCGCTACCGGTGGGGAGATGGGCTGGGCAGTGAGATTACCAAAAAGCTCGCGGGCGTTGTCGATTTTTCCGTTGCCGTTTCGATCGAGGGCGAGCCATCCGTTGGTTGAAGTTGCTGCGGTCCAAGCGATCTGGACAGGCTGGCCATCGCCGAAGAAGTCGAAGAGGACTCCGTTCGCCGCCGAGGTAAGTTGGAATCCGGAGCCGTTGGTATCGATGATGATGGGGGATCCGCTCCCACCGCCGGACTGCTCCCATTCGCAATCGGTAGTGTTCCAGACCCAGTAGGGCCCCGAAGGTATTTCAGTTGTCGGATTTGGGCATGATGAGGGCGGTGGGGGTGGGGGCGGGGGATTATTGAGGACCCATGTGCAGGTCGTTGGATTCCACGTCCAGGTGCTGCCTTCAGGAGCGGGGTACGGGGGGGTCGCAATTGGCGTGCAAACCGGCGGCGGGACCGGTTTCACTACCGTGCAGCCACTCCCACCGCCGCCGCCCGGAGGGGGTGGGAGTGGGGGTGGTAAATATGCCGGCAAGCTGGAAGACTGGGAGTACGACTGTGCGCTTGGTAGTCCCAGCAATGCTAATGCTAGAAAGAGAGGGACTCGAATAGAAGGCCGCCTTATCGGTACAGCGAGAACAGAACCTTCATGAATTCGATGCGGTACAGTCGTACTGCATCTATATGAGGGCAACTCGAAATAGTTCGTCATGGCAATAGATTCCGGACAGGCAGGCTTTTTAATTCGCCAGATGGGCTCATTGTGGTGTACTTGACAGGCTCGATGTTTAGAACGAATTGGCCGTTTCCCGGGTCGAACATGATCGAATAGGCGAGCTTGTATGGTGCCGCATCTAGGAGCTGGTTGAGCTCGGTGCGGCAGGTGGTTAATCCTCCCGACCTTTGAAAAATCATGTGCGCAAGCAAATTGACCGGGGCTACTCCGATGGAAAGCTTGTGGCCTGAGGCGGCGGAGCAATGAGCGGCGATGTCCGACAGAGCGAGCATGCCTCCAACGGTGCCCGCCTCTTCCGATATCTCATAAGATCCGATGGGTTTTAGCTCAGCTGGTTGAGCATCAATAATCGTTGCCCTACCGTCCGGCTCGGCTTGGACGGATCTGACTCGGTCTTTTCGGTTTGGCAAGGAAACCGTAACAAGGGATTGCATCACGTCAGACTTGTCTTTATTCTCCCGCAAGGGATGGTCGTGCGGAACCGCAATAAGAATGTCTTCTTGTTTCGGCACAAGAACCCCAACTTGAAATGGATGAGCGGCCTTCCATTCTGCCGGAGCGATGTCTTCGACGTCGGTCGGCGCGATTGCAGTCTCTTCATAGTCGACTGTCCAGCCATATTCGTTGGAGATTGCGCGTGCGGCTATGTAGAGGGCCCTTCTTGTGCTGGTCTGAAATACGATTTCAGACTCACCACGCGTCACCTTTGTGCCGTCTAGATTCAACGGCGCCTGTCCTCTGACGGAGGAAGTCGCAAAGACTAGCAGAAAAACCACCAGGAGTAGTCTTCCATGAAGTTGAGCCGAAGCTAGAGGGGGATTACAGGACCGCATGCGCCCTCCCTGCAACTTTGACCGCCTCCCGAAGTGATTGTGTCGGTCAGGTTCACGTTGATGTCGAAAACGATCGGCGTTTGATTAGGGCACGTGATCGTCAGATTCTGGTAGAAGTGAAATCCGCAAGGCAGCTTACCTAACTTGGCACCATTAATAAAGTAGTAAGTGGCCAAAGTATCGGAGTAGCCGACGGTGTCCGGTCCCCATTGATTTGCAGTCAGCACTGTCCCGGATCCGTCCGGATCACTCGTGTCTGGAACCCCGACAGTCCATGTCCCCCCCGATACACGTGTGACGGGAGCGAACGGCGAACCGTTGAAATAACAACCGTCCGTGCCTGTTGCGTTCTCGTCCTCTACTACTGTCGCGCCCGTGTCAACTGATCCCGGATTTGTCGTAAATACGAGTGTCTGCACGAAAACGTAGGCGGTGTTAAACCCTGGATCGACCGAATGACGTATTGCCTGGGACGTTTCTCGGTCTGGAGTAGTACACAGAACACATTGTTTTTGCGCCATGAGTGCAGGGACATGCGCCAAAGTGATTACACCAAGCAGTACGAAGCGTATCATCGTTATTCGCAGCCTCCGAAATCAGACTCATCAAGATGACGCACCATAGTGGTACACACGAAGCTTGTCAAGTGAAATAAACCTTAGTCTTCCGAAGGACCGTATTTGCGAGGGTCGATTCATAGCCTGCCCTTTAAAATTGCCACTTCGGAGTTGGATGGAGACGCTGATCGATGTCCAAGACAAGCTTTAGCGGAAGGCCCTCCCGGGTGGAGCATATTCGAACTGTTTGTTTCTACAAAGGGTCTCCCTATTCGCAAAGGAATATTGATGTGTGGTCGCTACTATCGTCGATCCGACAAGCAAGCGATCGCTGACCGCTTCCGCGTCGGAAAACTCCCGCCTGGCTTCGAGCTGCCGCCTGATTACAACATCGCGCCATCCACTTTCCAACCGGTGATACGAACCGATCGCGAAACCGGCGAAAGGGAATTGACCATGATGCGGTGGGGGCTCGTTTCGGCGAAGATCGCGAATCCCGACAGCTTCAAGATCTTCTCCACCACCAATGCACGATCCGAATCAATTCTCCAGAAGTCAATCTGGCGTGGACCTTTCACTCATACTCGCTGTCTGGTTCCATTAGATGGATTCTATGAGTGGCTCCAACGTCCATCACTACCTCAGCCGCCACCAATTGAGCCAGGTGAACACGGTCTCTTCGGAAACATCGAACCTGTACCGAAGAAGGCAGTAAAGCCCAAAGCGGGATCTAGACCAGTGTTCAGATTCGAAATGCCAGACGGTGCGCCCTACGCTCTCGCTGGCTTGTTTTCAGAATGGCGACCACGGAAGGGAAGCGCGCACCCTCCACTCGACACCTTCTCGATCGTGACCACCGAGGCCAACGAGCTTACGGATCCGATTCATAATCGAATGCCAGTCATCCTGCATCCGCGTGATTACGATCGCTGGCTGAATGACTACGACGAATCCCGGCAGCCAATTGATCTTCTGCGACCTTATGAGTCAGATGGCATGACGATGACGCCGGCAAACAGGTTGGTGGGGAACGTGCGAAACAACGGTCCAGACATGCTGAACAGCGCATGATTCCCATTTACTCTGGAGATTCTGTAGGGCCTTCGTTTGAAGGCAGTGACCCATGCGCTCGTGAATTAGATGTTATTCTTCCGCTTTATTGATTCAATGGAGATAAAGCCTTGATTCTCATTGGAACGGTACTGTCAGTTGCATTGATTGTCGCTCCAAATGGGCAGCATGAAGCGAACGGAGAGACTACCACTAGCAGCAAACCGACTCATGGTACGGTAAACGTGATTTTGGCGCAGGGCGGTTCTCTCGTCGCCGTAACAGACAGCATGCTCACTCGCAACACTACCCCGCCCACTCACGAACCCACTGGCGACAAGCTCTATAAAATTGACGATTTTACTGTCTGCACTATGGCGGGGTTTTATCAGAGCGGCGGGGCGCTTGGCCTAAAGAGTTTCGAAGTATGGGTGCCGCAAATCGCGGAATCGTACATCGCTTTTGCATCTCAGCAGACCAACCCTCGTCGAGCTTTTGTAAATAAAGCCAACAGTGTCACTC is drawn from Edaphobacter lichenicola and contains these coding sequences:
- a CDS encoding EF-hand domain-containing protein produces the protein MKPVPPPVCTPIATPPYPAPEGSTWTWNPTTCTWVLNNPPPPPPPPSSCPNPTTEIPSGPYWVWNTTDCEWEQSGGGSGSPIIIDTNGSGFQLTSAANGVLFDFFGDGQPVQIAWTAATSTNGWLALDRNGNGKIDNARELFGNLTAQPISPPVAPNGFIALGVYDTPSYGGNNDGRIDRQDAIWPQLLVWIDSNHDGISQPTELHHLDDLGIHSIDLKYYLSKKIDQFGNVFRYKGDLNPDHPDTVGRTIYDVFLVIAP
- a CDS encoding SOS response-associated peptidase gives rise to the protein MCGRYYRRSDKQAIADRFRVGKLPPGFELPPDYNIAPSTFQPVIRTDRETGERELTMMRWGLVSAKIANPDSFKIFSTTNARSESILQKSIWRGPFTHTRCLVPLDGFYEWLQRPSLPQPPPIEPGEHGLFGNIEPVPKKAVKPKAGSRPVFRFEMPDGAPYALAGLFSEWRPRKGSAHPPLDTFSIVTTEANELTDPIHNRMPVILHPRDYDRWLNDYDESRQPIDLLRPYESDGMTMTPANRLVGNVRNNGPDMLNSA